In the genome of Flaviflexus ciconiae, one region contains:
- the htpX gene encoding zinc metalloprotease HtpX, which translates to MNRSTLNGVKTAVLLGALWAILLGIGGLLAAGTGNYIFIVIFAFIGVAGTAYSYWNSDKLAIRAMNALPVSEAEFPWYHQTVRELAEKADKPMPRLYIAPTPSPNAFATGRNPKNAAVCVTDGILDLLDKRELRAVLGHELMHVYNRDILTSSIAAGLAGIISSVAQFFMFFGMRGRNSGSPIGIIGVILMALLAPIAASVIQLAVSRTREYDADHSGAELTEDPLGLASALNKISGGTVREPMRETPQMDTVSHMMIANPFAGKGRALFSTHPPMEERIRRLEEMAGY; encoded by the coding sequence ATGAACCGTTCAACGCTTAACGGCGTCAAGACCGCGGTGCTGCTCGGCGCCCTCTGGGCGATCCTTCTCGGGATCGGGGGTCTGCTTGCCGCAGGGACAGGGAACTATATCTTCATCGTCATATTCGCCTTCATCGGGGTCGCCGGAACCGCATACTCGTACTGGAACTCCGACAAGCTCGCGATCCGGGCGATGAACGCACTGCCCGTCAGCGAAGCTGAGTTCCCCTGGTACCACCAGACAGTGCGGGAGCTCGCCGAGAAGGCGGACAAGCCGATGCCGCGCCTTTACATCGCGCCCACACCGTCCCCCAACGCTTTCGCGACGGGCAGGAACCCGAAGAACGCCGCTGTCTGCGTCACGGATGGGATCCTCGACCTCCTCGACAAGCGTGAGCTGAGGGCCGTCCTCGGACACGAGCTCATGCACGTCTACAACCGAGATATCCTCACGTCGTCGATCGCAGCTGGGCTGGCCGGCATCATCTCATCCGTCGCCCAGTTCTTTATGTTCTTCGGCATGCGGGGACGCAACAGCGGCAGCCCGATCGGGATTATTGGAGTCATCCTTATGGCGCTCCTTGCCCCGATCGCGGCGAGCGTCATCCAGCTCGCCGTGTCCCGGACACGGGAATACGATGCGGACCATAGTGGAGCAGAGCTGACAGAAGACCCTCTGGGACTCGCCTCGGCACTCAACAAGATCTCAGGCGGCACCGTCAGAGAGCCCATGCGGGAGACCCCTCAGATGGACACGGTCTCGCACATGATGATCGCCAACCCCTTCGCGGGGAAGGGGCGTGCGCTGTTCTCCACACACCCTCCGATGGAGGAGCGGATTCGGCGCCTGGAGGAGATGGCAGGCTACTGA
- a CDS encoding YajQ family cyclic di-GMP-binding protein, translating to MMADSSFDVVSKYDMQEVDNAVNQTAKEINQRYDFKGVDASVKLKGETIVMKANSEERCLAVYDVLQTKLVRRGVSLKSLDVGEGEPQQSGKEYRLVGALKEGISQENAKKITKLIRDEGPKSVKTQIQGDEVRVTSKSRDDLQATIALLKGGDFDFAVSFQNYR from the coding sequence ATCATGGCAGACTCGTCGTTCGACGTTGTTTCAAAGTATGACATGCAGGAGGTCGACAATGCGGTCAATCAGACCGCGAAGGAGATCAACCAGCGCTATGACTTCAAGGGTGTTGACGCCTCGGTCAAGCTCAAGGGCGAAACGATCGTCATGAAGGCAAACTCCGAGGAGCGTTGCCTGGCGGTCTACGACGTTCTTCAGACCAAGCTCGTCCGCCGCGGCGTCTCCCTCAAGTCCCTCGACGTGGGCGAGGGTGAGCCCCAGCAGTCCGGTAAGGAGTACCGCCTCGTCGGTGCCCTCAAGGAGGGTATCTCCCAGGAGAACGCAAAGAAGATCACGAAGCTCATTCGCGACGAGGGGCCGAAGTCAGTGAAGACCCAGATCCAGGGTGACGAGGTCCGCGTGACCTCGAAGTCCCGCGACGATCTGCAGGCAACAATCGCCCTCCTGAAGGGCGGAGACTTCGATTTCGCAGTCTCCTTCCAGAACTACCGCTGA
- the rpmG gene encoding 50S ribosomal protein L33 has translation MASKSADVRPKITLACEVCKERNYITKKNRRNNPDRLEMKKYCARCNASTTHRETR, from the coding sequence GTGGCATCTAAGTCTGCCGACGTTCGCCCCAAGATCACCCTCGCCTGCGAGGTGTGCAAGGAGCGCAACTACATCACGAAGAAGAACCGTCGTAACAACCCCGACCGTCTCGAGATGAAGAAGTACTGCGCACGTTGCAACGCTTCGACCACGCACCGCGAGACCCGCTAA
- the ppk2 gene encoding polyphosphate kinase 2 codes for MTSDNVNGQAPKPPKLDKKKYEKELRRLQAELVAMQQWVIETGERVCLIFEGRDAAGKGSAIARITQYLNPRHAKVVALPAPTEREKTQWYFQRYTAHLPAAGEIVIFDRSWYNRAGVERVMGFCGPEEYHRFLRQAPDFERMLVDDGIRIIKYWFSVSAQEQEARFRSRSEDPMRRWKLSPMDVESISRWDDYSRAKDAMFAATDTPWARWHTVESEDKKRSRINVINDILKQIPWQRVEPTEVEIPHRPSGTDDGSLDRLDRRKYVYVDDVAAALEKDAS; via the coding sequence ATGACCAGCGATAACGTGAATGGACAGGCCCCGAAGCCCCCGAAGCTCGACAAGAAGAAGTACGAGAAGGAGCTACGGCGCTTGCAGGCCGAGCTTGTTGCCATGCAGCAATGGGTGATTGAGACAGGTGAGCGGGTATGCCTGATCTTCGAAGGTCGAGATGCTGCAGGCAAGGGCTCGGCGATTGCTCGGATCACCCAGTACCTGAACCCCAGGCACGCGAAGGTTGTTGCTCTTCCTGCGCCGACGGAGCGGGAAAAGACGCAGTGGTACTTTCAGCGGTACACGGCCCATTTGCCGGCGGCCGGGGAGATCGTGATCTTTGACAGGTCATGGTACAACCGCGCCGGCGTTGAGCGCGTCATGGGTTTCTGTGGCCCCGAGGAATACCATCGTTTCCTCCGGCAGGCGCCCGATTTTGAGCGGATGCTGGTTGATGATGGGATCCGGATCATCAAGTACTGGTTCTCGGTCTCAGCTCAGGAGCAGGAGGCCAGGTTCCGGTCTCGGTCCGAGGACCCGATGAGACGGTGGAAGCTCTCGCCTATGGACGTTGAGTCAATCTCCCGGTGGGATGACTATTCACGTGCCAAGGACGCCATGTTTGCCGCCACGGACACTCCCTGGGCCCGCTGGCACACGGTGGAGAGCGAAGACAAGAAGCGTTCCCGCATCAACGTCATCAACGACATTTTGAAGCAGATCCCGTGGCAACGGGTCGAGCCCACCGAAGTTGAGATCCCGCACCGTCCGAGCGGTACAGATGATGGTTCACTCGACAGGCTGGACCGCAGGAAGTACGTGTATGTCGACGATGTGGCGGCGGCCCTCGAAAAGGATGCCTCGTAG
- a CDS encoding META domain-containing protein produces MRFQTVGSALALLLMLASCGSSNDDPSTSGEDMAELAGTSWTATTLAGEDLDNERITAAFSAKSIAGGSGCNRYWRDYETDGTSISFPGSHALTKMMCDAKSMRQETEYHEALSNAETFDLSEDSLTFYNGSGDTLVAYVRASQELVGTTWNVTSYATDSGTVSPIVDTEMWVAFETETGLAATAGCNHFSGTYMANDGGLIVSELAQTEMACVEPEGIMDQESAMGDVINAFASYTIEGNQITILDQSGQTLLTAERQE; encoded by the coding sequence ATGAGGTTCCAGACAGTTGGGAGCGCTCTCGCCCTCCTGCTTATGTTGGCGTCCTGCGGCTCTTCGAATGATGATCCCAGCACCTCGGGGGAAGACATGGCGGAGCTAGCCGGGACATCATGGACTGCCACAACACTTGCGGGTGAGGACTTGGATAATGAGCGGATCACCGCAGCTTTCAGTGCGAAATCCATTGCTGGTGGCTCTGGATGTAACAGGTACTGGCGAGACTACGAGACCGACGGAACTAGTATTTCTTTCCCCGGCTCGCATGCTCTGACGAAGATGATGTGCGATGCGAAATCGATGCGGCAAGAAACCGAGTACCACGAGGCGTTGTCGAATGCTGAAACATTTGACCTGTCCGAGGACAGCCTAACTTTCTATAACGGTTCTGGCGACACTCTTGTTGCCTATGTTCGTGCGAGCCAAGAACTTGTTGGGACCACGTGGAACGTTACGAGCTATGCCACCGATAGTGGAACCGTCTCCCCTATCGTCGACACGGAGATGTGGGTAGCGTTCGAAACCGAAACCGGGCTGGCTGCCACGGCGGGCTGCAATCACTTCAGCGGAACCTACATGGCAAATGACGGGGGCCTAATCGTCTCTGAACTCGCGCAAACAGAAATGGCATGCGTAGAGCCCGAGGGGATCATGGATCAGGAATCAGCAATGGGGGACGTCATCAACGCCTTCGCAAGCTACACCATCGAAGGTAACCAGATCACAATTCTCGACCAGTCGGGCCAAACCCTCCTCACAGCCGAACGGCAGGAATAG
- a CDS encoding phosphotransferase family protein: MSDWPVMDREQRDLVDEWLPGAEVVADLSWGLVDSTVVRVRHEGRDLIVKAGGPDNHHIAREINGHRDGIAVLAQRGLAPRLLRASPSHRILVTEYLPGELVDEGEMERDPNVLRQAGAVLGVLHGLKSQTDETLERNLFRKAVKWLDKPHRIPPDDCERVREALEAYETSPVTVVPNHGDYSGRNWILHEGRLAVIDFGRYGYRPAHHDFIRMYFRRWHDHPDEMNAFLEGYGSDLRESLGSTWWKHVLREAVATACWAHKVGDEPFEQTGLRFIGIALAELTDMDFSEK, translated from the coding sequence ATGAGTGACTGGCCGGTGATGGATCGGGAGCAGCGGGACCTTGTTGATGAGTGGCTCCCCGGGGCGGAGGTCGTTGCCGACCTGTCGTGGGGGCTGGTCGATTCGACCGTTGTACGGGTCCGCCACGAGGGCCGTGACCTTATCGTGAAAGCGGGCGGTCCCGATAACCACCATATTGCGCGTGAAATCAATGGACACCGCGACGGCATTGCTGTCCTTGCGCAGCGGGGCCTTGCCCCGCGACTGCTCCGCGCAAGTCCTTCTCACCGCATTCTCGTTACGGAGTACCTGCCGGGGGAGCTGGTGGATGAGGGGGAGATGGAGAGGGACCCGAACGTCCTGCGGCAAGCGGGTGCTGTTCTCGGGGTACTCCACGGACTGAAGAGCCAAACCGACGAAACGCTCGAGAGGAATCTGTTTCGGAAGGCGGTGAAGTGGCTGGACAAGCCGCACAGGATCCCGCCGGATGATTGCGAGCGGGTGCGCGAGGCCCTGGAAGCCTACGAGACCAGTCCGGTGACTGTCGTGCCAAACCATGGAGACTACAGCGGCAGAAACTGGATCCTTCACGAGGGGAGGCTTGCCGTCATTGACTTTGGTCGCTACGGATACCGACCAGCGCACCACGACTTTATCCGCATGTATTTCCGGCGCTGGCACGATCACCCAGACGAGATGAACGCGTTCCTTGAGGGCTACGGCAGTGACCTTCGTGAGAGTCTGGGAAGCACGTGGTGGAAACATGTTCTGAGAGAAGCTGTTGCAACGGCCTGCTGGGCACACAAAGTTGGAGACGAACCCTTTGAACAGACCGGCCTGCGGTTTATTGGCATTGCGCTCGCGGAACTTACAGACATGGACTTTTCCGAGAAATGA
- a CDS encoding macrolide 2'-phosphotransferase produces MNEAADLLALAQKHGLNIDPESLKVNDMGLDYRVVIGSDYGGEEWVLRVPRREGLADGAAIEARVLELVSPHLSFAVPDWRIQSPELIAYPLLPGKPGLTLDENGNPVFHVDMASVEYARDMGDLFYELHSIDTRRAAEIGIPVRSPRDVRENWQRTIDRVSQEFSISGFLMDRWNAWLADDELWPDFSVLTHGEIYAAHTLVEGNRITAVLDWTTSEVSDPVRDFSLFHASAAPEAFDVMLDRYREHGGSVWSRIREHCAEYMAASPLGYALYAIETGDPQQREIAQAGLSTAG; encoded by the coding sequence ATGAATGAGGCGGCCGATCTCCTTGCTCTTGCCCAGAAACACGGGCTGAATATCGACCCTGAGTCGTTGAAGGTCAATGACATGGGGCTCGACTACCGCGTGGTCATTGGGTCTGATTATGGCGGCGAGGAGTGGGTTCTGCGCGTACCACGCAGGGAGGGCCTTGCCGACGGTGCTGCTATCGAAGCAAGAGTTCTTGAGCTCGTCTCCCCACATCTGTCGTTTGCGGTCCCCGATTGGCGGATCCAATCCCCAGAACTGATTGCGTACCCGCTGTTGCCGGGTAAGCCAGGCCTGACACTAGACGAAAACGGGAACCCCGTTTTTCATGTTGACATGGCGTCTGTGGAGTACGCGCGGGACATGGGTGATCTCTTCTACGAACTTCATTCCATCGACACAAGGAGGGCCGCAGAGATCGGAATTCCTGTCCGTAGCCCACGAGATGTGCGGGAGAATTGGCAGCGCACGATCGATAGGGTATCTCAGGAGTTCAGCATCTCGGGATTCCTCATGGATAGGTGGAATGCTTGGTTGGCTGATGATGAGCTGTGGCCGGATTTCTCTGTGCTTACCCACGGCGAGATTTATGCGGCACACACCCTCGTGGAGGGCAATCGAATCACCGCGGTTCTTGACTGGACCACCTCGGAGGTTAGCGATCCCGTTCGGGACTTCTCGCTCTTCCATGCCTCCGCCGCACCCGAAGCTTTTGACGTCATGCTCGATCGATACCGCGAGCACGGCGGCAGCGTCTGGTCGAGGATCAGGGAACACTGTGCGGAGTACATGGCAGCTTCACCGCTGGGATATGCCCTATACGCGATTGAAACGGGAGACCCTCAGCAGCGCGAGATAGCTCAGGCCGGTCTCAGCACGGCCGGCTAG
- a CDS encoding UDP-N-acetylmuramate dehydrogenase produces MSCSIIEPNEPVDIGPSVPSTRRTGESSFAELTTIGTGGPVGELVKATTEEEIVDAVRDADENGIDVLVLGGGSNLLVGDSGFAGRTVIDMRNEIEQVQVSGCGGAILKGTAGTPWDEFVKVAISQGWNGIEALSGIPGSLGATPVQNVGAYGQEVSETLYSVRVYDREKKKRTDLAPIELGLSYRNSYLKKSTAEWGATGRWVVLSVTYQLGLATRSTPIAYQQLANALGVEVGERVPTIDLREAVLDLRRSKGMVLDDADRDTYSLGSFFTNPIIDEALIPVNAPKYPYGSQFKTSAAWLIDNAGCKKGFGADLTEGRASLSTKHTLALTNRGGATTDDILTVAREVRSRVEDAYGITLVNEPFILGQTL; encoded by the coding sequence ATGAGCTGTTCAATCATCGAACCGAACGAACCCGTCGACATCGGACCTTCTGTCCCCTCCACCAGGAGAACAGGAGAGTCGTCCTTCGCCGAACTGACCACCATCGGAACCGGTGGCCCCGTGGGGGAACTCGTGAAGGCAACGACCGAAGAAGAGATCGTCGATGCCGTCAGGGACGCTGACGAGAACGGAATCGATGTCCTTGTTCTCGGTGGTGGGTCCAACCTACTCGTGGGGGACAGTGGGTTTGCTGGTCGCACCGTCATCGATATGCGGAACGAGATCGAGCAGGTCCAGGTATCTGGATGTGGGGGAGCGATCCTTAAGGGAACCGCGGGAACCCCCTGGGACGAGTTCGTCAAGGTCGCGATCTCCCAGGGCTGGAATGGCATCGAAGCCCTCTCCGGAATCCCCGGCTCTCTCGGTGCCACTCCCGTTCAAAACGTTGGTGCCTACGGTCAGGAAGTCTCCGAAACGCTCTACTCCGTGCGCGTCTACGACCGCGAGAAGAAGAAGCGTACCGACCTTGCTCCCATTGAACTGGGGCTGTCCTACCGCAATTCGTACCTCAAGAAGTCCACTGCCGAATGGGGTGCAACGGGACGGTGGGTGGTCCTGTCGGTGACGTATCAGCTGGGGCTCGCAACCCGCTCAACCCCGATCGCCTACCAGCAGCTCGCCAATGCTCTAGGCGTTGAAGTAGGCGAGCGAGTACCCACGATAGATCTACGAGAAGCAGTTCTTGACCTCCGCAGGTCCAAGGGCATGGTCCTTGACGATGCTGACCGCGACACCTACTCTCTCGGCTCGTTCTTCACCAACCCCATCATTGACGAAGCGCTCATCCCCGTAAACGCCCCGAAGTACCCGTACGGGAGCCAGTTCAAGACCTCCGCTGCGTGGCTTATCGACAACGCCGGCTGCAAGAAGGGATTCGGTGCCGACCTGACAGAAGGCAGAGCCTCCCTGTCCACCAAACACACCCTCGCCCTCACCAACAGGGGAGGTGCCACAACCGATGACATTCTGACCGTGGCACGGGAAGTGCGCTCGCGGGTGGAGGACGCTTACGGCATCACCCTCGTCAACGAGCCCTTTATCCTCGGGCAGACCCTGTAA
- a CDS encoding MFS transporter — protein sequence MPFSMTEIRRARIAVAAMFFTNGVLFANILPRYPEIKDMFELSNSAYGFTIALFPVGAIAAGLASATLVRRFGSARVATTGMILTSIALVLAGSSPSVALFGIMLFLAGGLDAISDVGQNAHAMVVQQAYGRSIINSFHAIWSIGAVTGGGMSALAIALDLPLPLHLGIVAVIFSVVCLFAQANSLPGRDPVADEEHVADSEEMKASIGVAKPRVVWMLAALVLISIAGSIIEEIGNSWAALYMTDFLNTPEAIAAFGYISLVGGQFIGRILGDRQVDCWGNRRVAFVGGLVGAVGAGLALAFPSVPGTLIGFAAAGYGCATIVPSAFDRADKLPGLQEGTGITMISWLMRLGFLGTPPLIGFIADSTSIRTGLILLPIAGLLIALLSVVLPTKEKDSAKSPKPANRSGS from the coding sequence GTGCCATTTTCGATGACTGAAATCCGCCGCGCTCGCATCGCGGTTGCCGCCATGTTCTTCACGAACGGCGTTCTGTTCGCGAATATCCTTCCGCGCTACCCGGAGATCAAGGACATGTTCGAGCTGAGTAACTCGGCATACGGATTCACGATCGCTCTTTTCCCGGTGGGAGCGATCGCCGCCGGGCTCGCTTCTGCGACTCTTGTGCGGCGCTTCGGATCCGCTCGTGTGGCAACGACCGGCATGATTCTCACGTCAATCGCACTCGTTCTTGCGGGGTCCTCCCCCAGCGTTGCCCTGTTCGGAATCATGCTTTTCTTGGCGGGTGGGCTCGATGCGATTTCTGATGTTGGGCAAAACGCTCACGCCATGGTTGTCCAGCAGGCCTACGGCAGATCAATCATTAATTCTTTCCATGCGATCTGGTCAATTGGTGCCGTCACCGGTGGCGGCATGTCGGCTCTCGCCATCGCACTGGACCTACCGCTCCCCCTACATTTGGGGATCGTCGCAGTGATCTTCTCAGTCGTCTGTCTCTTTGCTCAGGCGAACTCCCTACCGGGGCGAGATCCTGTCGCCGACGAAGAGCACGTGGCCGATTCGGAGGAAATGAAGGCGAGCATTGGCGTCGCGAAACCGCGTGTGGTGTGGATGTTGGCCGCTCTGGTCCTTATTTCGATTGCCGGCTCCATCATCGAGGAGATCGGTAACTCGTGGGCAGCGCTGTACATGACCGACTTCCTCAACACACCGGAGGCAATCGCGGCCTTCGGATACATTTCGCTTGTCGGCGGTCAGTTCATTGGCCGTATCCTTGGTGACCGTCAGGTCGACTGCTGGGGCAACCGCCGCGTCGCCTTCGTCGGCGGCCTTGTCGGCGCAGTGGGCGCTGGGCTCGCTCTGGCTTTCCCCTCGGTCCCCGGCACCCTCATTGGTTTCGCCGCAGCCGGCTATGGCTGTGCCACGATTGTGCCCTCGGCCTTTGATCGCGCCGATAAGCTTCCAGGACTCCAGGAGGGCACGGGAATCACGATGATCTCGTGGCTCATGAGACTCGGCTTCCTCGGTACTCCGCCCTTGATTGGCTTCATTGCCGACAGCACGAGTATCCGCACCGGCCTCATTCTCCTGCCAATCGCCGGCCTTCTCATTGCCCTGCTTTCGGTGGTCCTCCCCACCAAGGAGAAAGACTCAGCGAAGTCTCCTAAGCCCGCTAACCGTAGCGGCTCATAG
- a CDS encoding TetR/AcrR family transcriptional regulator, with protein sequence MRTKHARDPERRQRIVNSCLDSIVEYGVAGTSHRKIAALADVPLGSMTYYFDGMEDLLREAFGLFVEERTAELGQLMGDVESAEQLRDRYVSYVSDVLLDSHRNLVLTLELYTLAARKPDFRTLTGGWMAETQEALGRFVDEETAVHLDALIEGLSLHRALGQGGMDRTFVERAFDRVMGVSA encoded by the coding sequence ATGAGAACGAAGCATGCGAGGGATCCCGAGCGCAGGCAGAGAATCGTTAACTCGTGCCTGGATTCGATCGTTGAGTACGGTGTTGCTGGAACGTCTCATCGCAAGATTGCGGCCCTTGCAGATGTTCCCCTCGGGTCCATGACCTACTACTTCGACGGCATGGAAGATCTGCTAAGAGAAGCCTTCGGGCTTTTCGTGGAAGAGCGTACGGCGGAACTAGGCCAGCTCATGGGTGATGTTGAGTCTGCTGAACAGCTCCGGGACCGTTATGTCTCCTACGTATCCGATGTGCTTCTCGACTCGCATCGCAATCTTGTTCTTACCCTCGAGCTCTACACCCTCGCGGCACGTAAACCTGACTTCCGGACGCTAACTGGTGGATGGATGGCTGAGACGCAGGAAGCTCTCGGCAGGTTCGTGGACGAGGAAACGGCCGTCCATCTCGATGCCCTTATTGAGGGGCTCTCACTCCACCGTGCGCTTGGTCAAGGCGGAATGGACCGGACATTTGTTGAGAGAGCATTTGACCGTGTTATGGGGGTGTCGGCCTAA
- a CDS encoding Na+/H+ antiporter NhaC family protein, with translation MTAEVMKGTGVGAYLAVVIETNNVSVARLPLGLFVVSVFMSYAMGSTLGTVVLTIPIDAEVVVNIDPWFPIHVIGTVFAGCVFGERTSPLSDTTLMSSIGSQVDSFDHIVTQMPYAVITSVASILGYLVLGFTQSTPAGLITALITLAILVVVAMRYYKSRPDDGSDYAKVETFSPSTANA, from the coding sequence GTGACCGCTGAGGTCATGAAGGGCACGGGCGTCGGCGCATACCTGGCCGTTGTCATCGAGACCAACAACGTCTCCGTTGCTCGCCTTCCCCTCGGCCTGTTCGTCGTCTCCGTATTTATGTCCTACGCCATGGGTTCCACCCTTGGCACCGTAGTCCTGACAATCCCGATCGACGCAGAAGTCGTCGTCAACATCGATCCCTGGTTCCCCATCCACGTCATCGGCACCGTCTTTGCGGGCTGTGTCTTCGGTGAGCGCACCTCTCCCCTGTCGGATACGACGCTCATGTCCTCGATTGGATCCCAGGTCGACTCATTCGACCACATCGTCACCCAGATGCCGTACGCGGTTATTACGAGCGTCGCCTCGATCCTCGGCTACCTGGTTCTCGGCTTCACCCAGTCGACGCCGGCCGGCCTCATAACAGCGCTCATCACTCTCGCAATCCTTGTTGTCGTTGCAATGCGGTACTACAAGTCCAGGCCGGATGATGGTTCGGACTACGCGAAGGTAGAAACTTTTTCACCGAGTACCGCAAACGCCTGA
- a CDS encoding FAD-dependent oxidoreductase has product MNKLREGRADDIRPCIRCNQLCTGNAFFGKAIGCAVNPEVGYEAERIITPTDNPKNIAVIGAGPAGLEFARVAGLRGHTVTVYDQEERVGGVLLPAATPEFKRELFKMIGWWERQIAMIENVTIELNHEVKPGGPELEGSDVIVVATGSHPFVPSSIEGAENGVDVLAFHKGAEIGKRVIVCGGGLSGADAALELAQDGHEVTIVEMADEVARDMLMLNRTSLLRVLDQHDVKILTGTTVKAIRTDGITAETAEGTVELDADTVVTAFGLKPATELGGSLGAQVLTVGDCVAPRKVGDAVNDAYALAFEL; this is encoded by the coding sequence GTGAACAAGCTGCGCGAGGGTCGCGCCGACGACATCCGCCCCTGCATCCGCTGCAACCAGCTCTGCACCGGCAATGCCTTCTTCGGCAAGGCCATCGGTTGTGCGGTCAACCCCGAGGTCGGCTACGAAGCGGAACGCATCATCACTCCCACCGACAACCCGAAGAATATCGCGGTCATTGGTGCCGGTCCCGCTGGGCTCGAGTTCGCTCGCGTCGCGGGTCTGCGCGGGCACACCGTCACGGTGTACGACCAGGAGGAACGCGTTGGTGGCGTACTCCTGCCGGCAGCAACACCGGAGTTCAAGCGTGAGCTGTTCAAGATGATCGGTTGGTGGGAACGCCAGATTGCCATGATCGAGAACGTGACGATCGAGCTCAACCACGAGGTTAAGCCGGGCGGGCCGGAATTGGAAGGCTCCGACGTCATTGTGGTCGCCACCGGTTCACACCCGTTCGTTCCGTCCTCGATCGAGGGAGCAGAGAACGGCGTTGACGTTCTTGCCTTCCACAAGGGCGCCGAGATCGGAAAGCGTGTTATCGTCTGCGGCGGCGGTCTGTCCGGTGCTGACGCAGCCCTCGAACTGGCACAGGATGGTCATGAAGTCACGATTGTTGAGATGGCAGACGAGGTTGCTCGAGACATGCTCATGCTCAACCGAACCTCCCTCCTGCGCGTACTCGACCAGCACGACGTCAAGATCCTGACCGGCACGACCGTCAAGGCAATCCGCACCGACGGCATTACCGCCGAAACCGCGGAGGGCACCGTCGAGCTCGACGCCGATACCGTGGTCACCGCCTTTGGCCTCAAGCCGGCCACGGAACTTGGCGGGTCACTCGGCGCCCAGGTCCTGACCGTTGGCGACTGCGTGGCACCCCGCAAGGTTGGTGACGCCGTCAACGACGCCTACGCTCTCGCATTCGAGCTCTAA
- a CDS encoding adenosine deaminase, whose translation MRDLDKLPKVHLHLHFTGSMRVSTLREMAEQQGIRLPANLVDNVALSVPADQRGWFRFQRSYDAARKVVSSEEAMRRIIREAAEDDAQEGSRRLEIQVDPTSYAPFVGGLTPALEIIVDEARTTSRVTGVEVAVIVAASRMKHPLDARTLARLATTFAGDQPGDVIGFGLSNDERRGNTSEWAGAFNIARRGGLAAMPHGGELLGPEHLREVVAHLKPTRIGHGVRSAEDPDLLARIVDAGIALEVCPASNVSLGVYPDESAVPLQVLFESGAQIALAADDPLLFLSRLTDQYRIARDLGATDRQLADMAISSINSSLASEHSKSKWRAEVRDWLATDEYEQGNTD comes from the coding sequence GTGCGCGACTTGGACAAACTACCGAAGGTGCACCTGCATCTCCACTTTACCGGTTCGATGCGGGTTTCAACGCTACGCGAGATGGCAGAGCAGCAGGGTATCCGACTGCCCGCCAATCTTGTCGATAACGTTGCCCTTTCCGTCCCCGCTGACCAGCGTGGCTGGTTCCGGTTCCAGCGCTCCTACGACGCTGCCCGTAAGGTCGTCTCCAGCGAGGAAGCGATGCGCCGGATTATCCGCGAAGCGGCGGAGGACGATGCGCAAGAAGGCTCACGTCGGCTCGAAATCCAGGTTGATCCGACCTCCTATGCGCCATTCGTTGGCGGGCTCACCCCGGCCCTCGAGATCATTGTGGACGAGGCGCGCACGACGAGTCGTGTCACGGGAGTCGAAGTTGCCGTTATTGTGGCCGCCTCCCGAATGAAACACCCCCTCGACGCACGAACACTTGCGCGCCTCGCAACAACCTTCGCGGGCGACCAGCCCGGCGACGTCATTGGCTTTGGACTATCGAACGACGAGAGGCGCGGCAATACCTCGGAGTGGGCCGGTGCGTTCAACATTGCCCGACGGGGCGGATTGGCAGCTATGCCGCACGGTGGCGAGCTCCTGGGACCCGAGCACTTGCGCGAAGTCGTTGCCCACCTGAAGCCCACGCGAATCGGGCACGGCGTCCGCTCCGCAGAGGACCCGGACCTCCTTGCCCGCATCGTCGACGCCGGAATCGCCCTCGAGGTGTGCCCCGCCTCGAACGTTTCTCTCGGCGTCTACCCCGACGAGAGCGCGGTACCCCTTCAGGTCCTGTTCGAGTCGGGTGCACAGATCGCGCTTGCGGCGGACGACCCGCTCTTGTTCCTTTCCCGGCTCACTGACCAGTACCGAATCGCACGCGATCTGGGTGCCACCGATCGCCAGCTGGCTGACATGGCGATCTCATCCATCAATTCCTCCCTCGCCTCCGAACACTCGAAGTCGAAGTGGCGTGCAGAGGTTAGGGACTGGCTGGCAACTGACGAATACGAACAGGGAAACACGGACTGA